In Triticum aestivum cultivar Chinese Spring chromosome 5B, IWGSC CS RefSeq v2.1, whole genome shotgun sequence, the following proteins share a genomic window:
- the LOC123112590 gene encoding 60S ribosomal protein L7a-2: MAPKRGGKAPVPAKKKAADKVVNPLFEKRPKQFGIGGALPPKKDLHRFVKWPKVVRIQRQRRILKQRLKVPPALHQFTRTLDKNLATNLFKMLLKYRPEDKVAKKERLLKRAQAEAEGKTVEAKKPIVVKYGLNHVTYLIEQSKAQLVVIAHDVDPIELVVWLPALCRKMEVPYCIVKGKSRLGSIVHKKTASVLCLTTVKNEDKLEFSKILEAIKANFNDKFDEVRKKWGGGVMGSKSQAKTKARERLIAKEAAQRMN, encoded by the exons ATG GCCCCGAAGCGAGGcggcaaggcgccggtgccggcgaaGAAGAAGGCGGCG GACAAGGTGGTGAACCCACTGTTCGAGAAGAGGCCGAAGCAGTTCGGCATCGGCGGGGCGCTGCCGCCCAAGAAGGACCTCCACCGGTTCGTCAAGTGGCCCAAGGTCGTGCGGATCCAGCGCCAgcgccgcatcctcaagcagcgcctcaaggtTCCCCCGGCGCTCCACCAGTTCACCCGCACCCTCGACAAGAACCTCG CCACCAACCTGTTTAAGATGCTTCTCAAGTACCGCCCCGAGGACAAGGTGGCTAAGAAGGAGAGGCTTCTGAAGAGGGCCCAGGCTGAGGCTGAGGGGAAAACCGTTGAGGCCAAGAAGCCAATTGTTGTCAAGTATGGTCTTAACCATGTCACTTACCTCATCGAGCAG AGCAAGGCTCAGCTGGTCGTCATCGCTCATGATGTTGACCCAATTGAGCTGGTTGTGTGGCTCCCAGCCCTGTGCAGGAAGATGGAGGTTCCATACTGCATTGTTAAGGGAAAATCACGCCTTGGATCG ATCGTTCACAAGAAGACTGCCTCAGTTCTGTGCCTCACCACTGTGAAGAACGAGGACAAGCTTGAGTTCAGCAAGATCTTGGAGGCTATCAAG GCTAACTTCAACGACAAGTTTGACGAGGTCAGGAAGAAGTGGGGCGGTGGTGTCATGGGATCCAAGTCGCAGGCCAAGACCAAGGCCAGGGAAAGGCTCATCGCCAAGGAGGCTGCGCAGAGGATGAACTAA
- the LOC123112592 gene encoding auxin-responsive protein SAUR50 — translation MGMADKSLAKRKAGLITKTLDRCWSTPMRNKPAEGCFSVYVGAGRQRFVVRTECVNHPLFRALLKEAEEVFGYADAGPLELPCNAEAFAGVLEQIEEEKQMVGGRRCGLVRGKSYRLLGTGQAVIIDRS, via the coding sequence ATGGGCATGGCTGATAAGAGCTTGGCGAAGAGGAAGGCTGGGCTGATCACCAAGACGCTGGACAGGTGCTGGAGCACACCAATGAGGAACAAGCCTGCAGAGGGCTGTTTCTCTGTCTACGTCGGTGCTGGGAGGCAGCGGTTCGTGGTGCGGACAGAGTGCGTGAACCACCCGCTGTTCCGGGCgctgctcaaggaggccgaggaggtgTTTGGGTACGCAGACGCAGGGCCCCTTGAGCTACCCTGCAACGCCGAGGCGTTCGCCGGGGTGTTGGAGCAGATCGAGGAGGAGAAGCAGATGGTGGGGGGAAGGAGGTGCGGCCTTGTCAGGGGGAAATCCTACCGGCTGCTTGGCACTGGTCAGGCTGTCATCATCGACCGGTCGTAG
- the LOC123112591 gene encoding auxin-responsive protein SAUR72, producing MGMADKRSAARKAGLITKALDRCWTTPARNSKPVEGCFSVYVGAGRQRFMVRTECVNHPLFRALLEEAEEVFGYADAGPLELPCNAEAFARVLQQIKEEKQMVAGRRFGLARGNSYRLLGTSRSVIIGRS from the coding sequence ATGGGCATGGCTGACAAGAGGTCGGCTGCAAGGAAGGCCGGGCTAATCACCAAGGCGCTTGACCGGTGCTGGACCACGCCGGCAAGAAACAGCAAGCCGGTGGAGGGCTGCTTCTCGGTGTATGTTGGCGCCGGGAGGCAGCGGTTCATGGTGCGGACAGAGTGCGTGAACCACCCGCTGTTCCGAGCGCTgttggaggaggccgaggaggttTTTGGGTACGCAGATGCAGGGCCCCTCGAGCTTCCCTGCAACGCCGAGGCGTTTGCCAGGGTGCTGCAGCAGATCAAGGAGGAGAAGCAGATGGTGGCAGGAAGGAGGTTCGGCCTTGCCAGAGGGAACTCCTACCGGCTGCTCGGCACCAGCCGGTCTGTCATCATCGGACGGTCGTAG